One window of the Sander lucioperca isolate FBNREF2018 chromosome 5, SLUC_FBN_1.2, whole genome shotgun sequence genome contains the following:
- the LOC116046574 gene encoding myelin protein zero-like protein 2 has product MCVKGVYFLTVLSGLAASGVLQVRGMRIYTSGNVEAVNGTDIRLKCTFQSSSPINPNNIVISWSFRPLNLDQEESVFHYQQKPYPPLEGPFRKRVVWAGDVMGRDASIILQQVKFTYNGTYICQVKNPPDVHGMVGKIRLCVVTTASFSELLLLVLAIGGGIAAVVILLIIIVSCRRCKKRRQGEREGNEEAPRKERKDPTVW; this is encoded by the exons GCGTGCTGCAGGTTCGCGGGATGCGTATATACACATCTGGGAATGTGGAGGCAGTCAACGGGACGGATATTCGTCTGAAGTGCACATTCCAGAGTTCCTCTCCCATCAACCCCAACAACATCGTCATCTCATGGAGCTTCAGACCCCTCAATCTAGACCAAGAAGAGtcg GTGTTCCACTATCAGCAGAAACCATACCCTCCTTTAGAGGGCCCTTTCAGGAAACGTGTTGTTTGGGCCGGTGATGTCATGGGCCGTGACGCCTCCATCATACTTCAACAGGTCAAGTTCACCTACAACGGCACTTACATCTGCCAGGTCAAGAATCCGCCGGATGTCCACGGCATGGTTGGAAAAATTCGGCTCTGTGTCGTCACCACAG CCTctttctccgaacttctccttCTGGTGTTGGCCATCGGGGGCGGTATTGCCGCTGTGgtcatcctcctcatcatcattgTGTCCTGCAGGCGGTGCAAGAAGAGGAGACAGGGAGAGCGGGAAGGGAATGAAGAGGCTCCCCGCAAAGAGAGAAAAGACCCCACTGTGTGGTAA